In Tolypothrix sp. NIES-4075, the following proteins share a genomic window:
- a CDS encoding AAA-like domain-containing protein, whose amino-acid sequence MYNPNIYTVGGTVQAGGGIYISRQADEELLALCRQRIFAYVLTPRQMGKSSLMVRTAERLTEEDIKSVIIDLTQLGVQVTAEQWYLGLLTIIEGTLMLDTDVVQWWQAHAHLGFTQRLTQFFQQVLLAEVASPIVIFVDEIDTTLSLDFTDDFFAAIRSFYNTRSDKPEFRRLSFVLIGVATPGDLIGDSKRTPFNIGQRVDLTDFTFEEAKPLAEGLGLAKDAAQQVLRRVLTWTAGHPYLSQRLCNKLREQGKSNWSEADIERLVSSTFFGTMSEQDNNLQFVRDMLTKRAPDLFDVLSTYGNIRRGKRAIVDEEQSLVKSHLKLSGVVRRENTCLRIRNLIYWKVFDNKWVKENLSVYSTKAQQLQQQRRLRQAQRAVVAVWFLGTIVAFILGNLAYWQGREAQLREIVTLNSLSGANFLSFQQIDVLIVSVKAGKQLKQIIGAPTDVQFQTVRSLGHALSNTQELNRLEKHSKAVLSVKFSPDG is encoded by the coding sequence ATGTATAACCCAAACATTTACACTGTTGGCGGCACGGTGCAGGCTGGTGGTGGTATTTACATTTCCCGTCAAGCTGATGAGGAACTGTTGGCGCTGTGTCGGCAGAGAATTTTTGCCTACGTCCTCACACCGCGCCAGATGGGTAAGTCTAGTTTGATGGTGCGGACTGCGGAACGACTGACAGAAGAAGATATTAAATCAGTGATTATTGATTTAACTCAGTTGGGTGTACAGGTAACTGCCGAACAATGGTATCTGGGCTTACTGACTATTATTGAAGGCACGCTGATGCTGGATACAGATGTCGTGCAGTGGTGGCAAGCACACGCCCATCTCGGTTTTACCCAGCGGCTGACGCAATTTTTTCAGCAGGTTTTGTTGGCTGAGGTTGCCTCCCCCATAGTGATTTTTGTAGACGAAATTGATACCACCCTCAGCCTGGATTTTACCGACGATTTTTTTGCAGCGATTCGCTCTTTTTATAATACTCGCTCTGATAAACCAGAGTTTCGGCGTCTTTCCTTTGTCCTAATTGGTGTGGCAACTCCCGGCGACTTGATCGGCGACTCCAAACGGACACCGTTTAATATTGGACAGCGGGTGGATTTAACGGATTTCACCTTTGAGGAGGCAAAACCACTGGCTGAGGGGCTGGGGTTGGCAAAGGATGCAGCACAGCAGGTGTTGAGAAGAGTGCTAACGTGGACGGCTGGACATCCGTATTTATCACAGCGGCTTTGTAACAAACTTAGAGAGCAGGGCAAGAGTAATTGGTCAGAAGCAGATATTGAGCGCTTAGTTAGTAGTACCTTCTTTGGGACGATGAGCGAGCAAGATAATAACTTGCAGTTTGTCCGTGACATGCTGACCAAACGCGCACCCGATCTGTTCGATGTCTTGTCTACTTACGGTAATATCCGGCGTGGAAAACGTGCGATCGTTGATGAAGAACAGTCGCTGGTTAAGTCCCACCTTAAGCTATCAGGTGTTGTCCGCCGCGAGAACACTTGCTTACGAATTCGTAATTTGATCTACTGGAAAGTGTTTGATAACAAGTGGGTCAAAGAAAATTTGTCAGTTTATTCGACAAAGGCACAACAATTACAACAACAAAGAAGACTCCGACAAGCTCAAAGAGCCGTTGTTGCAGTCTGGTTTTTAGGAACAATAGTAGCTTTCATTTTGGGAAATTTAGCTTACTGGCAAGGACGAGAAGCTCAATTGAGAGAAATTGTGACATTGAATTCGTTATCCGGAGCTAATTTTTTATCTTTTCAGCAGATTGACGTACTAATTGTTAGTGTCAAAGCAGGTAAGCAGCTAAAGCAAATTATTGGCGCACCAACAGATGTGCAATTTCAAACAGTACGTTCCTTAGGACATGCACTTTCTAACACTCAAGAACTCAACCGTTTGGAGAAACATAGCAAAGCTGTTCTCAGTGTAAAATTTAGTCCGGATGGTAA
- a CDS encoding AAA-like domain-containing protein, with product MSNSTNVTTILLLAANPKNTSRLRLDEEVREIDEGLRRANKREQFRLEQKWAVRSRDFYRAILDTQPQIIHFCGHATGEDGIYLEDETGKSAFVETEALASMFKVFASTKVECVLLNACYSQVQAEAISQHINYVIGMSRAIGDKAAINFTVAFYDALGAGQDVEFAFELGRSQIVGLKEDQTPILKKKQFLNSDQGLFASLSEQTTKANIPASFLGKKARQLNQDAVIEATKNRDTNTPQRIFISYKRDAEPDEPVALQIFHALSQQHEVFIDQRMLVGTPWAKRIEAELSQADFLIVLLSGQSVHSEMVEAEIRMAHNLAQVQKGYPVILPVRLGYREPFQYPLSAYLNHINWTFWQGAEDTPRLIEELIQAVSGGELSIAEAQAKVDLLEISQALPLPRPFAAAQPLLLEMPEGTMECESAFYVERPSDALVLKTIVQRGVTIAIKGPRQVGKSSLLIRIIDAAVNAGKQIAFLDFQLFDKAALRNGELFFHQFCIWLTDVLDMTDKVEEYWNTPLGNSQRCTRYVSRYILKELGSPLVLAMDEVDKVFDADFRNDFFGMLRSWHNSRATMPIWKQLDLTLVTSTEPYQLIDDLNQSPFNVGQVIELEDFTPEQVADLNFRHGLPFNLTEERQLIALLGGHPYLVRRSLYLVASQQCSPSELFANATADNGAFGDHLRHHLSLLHNKTELIQGLLQVIRQNTCFDKRVFWRLRGAGLVKEQGRTVLPRCQLYAEYFRDNLYV from the coding sequence ATGAGTAATAGCACCAATGTCACAACAATTTTGCTTTTGGCTGCAAATCCCAAAAATACCTCTCGGTTGCGACTGGATGAAGAGGTAAGGGAAATTGATGAGGGTTTGCGACGTGCTAACAAACGGGAACAATTCAGGTTAGAGCAAAAGTGGGCAGTGCGATCGCGTGACTTTTACCGCGCAATTCTCGACACTCAACCCCAGATTATTCACTTTTGCGGACATGCGACTGGAGAAGATGGTATTTACCTAGAAGATGAAACGGGAAAATCAGCGTTTGTGGAAACAGAAGCGCTGGCAAGTATGTTTAAGGTGTTCGCTAGCACAAAAGTAGAGTGTGTGCTGCTCAATGCTTGCTACTCTCAAGTGCAAGCTGAGGCAATTAGCCAACACATTAATTACGTGATTGGCATGAGTCGGGCAATTGGAGATAAAGCAGCTATTAACTTTACTGTAGCCTTTTACGATGCTCTCGGAGCTGGGCAGGATGTAGAGTTTGCTTTTGAGCTAGGTCGTTCTCAAATTGTTGGTTTGAAGGAAGACCAAACCCCGATACTTAAGAAAAAACAGTTTCTTAACTCTGACCAAGGATTGTTTGCATCGCTGTCAGAACAAACAACAAAAGCGAATATTCCTGCTTCATTTTTGGGAAAGAAGGCAAGGCAGTTAAATCAGGACGCTGTAATCGAAGCTACTAAAAATCGCGATACGAATACACCTCAGCGCATCTTTATCAGCTACAAACGCGATGCTGAACCAGATGAACCAGTTGCCCTGCAAATCTTTCACGCGCTATCGCAGCAGCACGAAGTTTTTATCGACCAGAGGATGCTGGTAGGCACACCTTGGGCTAAACGCATAGAAGCGGAACTTAGTCAAGCTGATTTTCTCATCGTCTTGCTTTCGGGGCAATCAGTTCACAGCGAAATGGTAGAAGCGGAAATCCGCATGGCGCACAACTTGGCACAAGTGCAGAAAGGATACCCAGTAATTCTGCCAGTGCGTTTGGGGTATCGAGAACCGTTTCAGTATCCTTTGAGTGCCTACCTCAACCATATTAACTGGACTTTTTGGCAAGGTGCGGAAGATACACCGCGTCTGATAGAAGAGTTAATACAGGCTGTTTCTGGTGGTGAATTAAGCATCGCTGAGGCTCAAGCCAAAGTTGATTTGCTGGAAATCAGCCAAGCTTTGCCTTTACCCCGTCCCTTTGCGGCTGCACAGCCACTGCTGTTAGAAATGCCGGAAGGAACGATGGAATGCGAATCAGCGTTTTACGTCGAACGTCCCTCAGATGCACTTGTACTGAAAACAATTGTACAGCGGGGAGTGACCATTGCGATTAAGGGACCCAGACAAGTAGGTAAGAGTTCGCTGTTAATCCGCATAATTGACGCTGCGGTGAATGCAGGTAAACAGATTGCATTTCTTGATTTTCAACTGTTTGATAAAGCCGCGCTGAGAAATGGCGAACTCTTTTTTCACCAGTTTTGCATCTGGCTCACCGATGTGCTAGACATGACAGACAAAGTTGAAGAGTATTGGAATACGCCCTTGGGCAATAGCCAGCGTTGTACGCGTTACGTCAGTCGCTACATCTTAAAAGAATTGGGCAGTCCCTTAGTTTTGGCAATGGATGAAGTCGATAAAGTTTTTGACGCCGACTTTCGCAATGATTTCTTCGGAATGTTGCGAAGTTGGCATAATAGCCGCGCTACCATGCCCATTTGGAAGCAGTTAGATTTGACTTTAGTTACTTCTACTGAACCTTATCAGTTAATTGACGACTTGAATCAATCTCCCTTTAACGTTGGGCAAGTGATTGAGTTAGAGGACTTTACACCGGAACAGGTTGCCGATCTCAACTTTCGTCACGGTTTGCCTTTCAACTTAACCGAGGAACGGCAATTGATTGCGCTGTTGGGTGGACATCCTTATTTAGTCAGGCGATCGCTATATTTAGTTGCCAGCCAGCAGTGTTCCCCATCCGAATTATTCGCTAATGCAACTGCGGACAATGGTGCTTTTGGCGACCATCTGCGCCACCACCTCTCGCTACTGCATAACAAAACCGAATTAATTCAAGGTTTGCTGCAAGTAATTCGCCAAAACACCTGCTTTGATAAGCGCGTCTTCTGGCGACTGCGAGGAGCGGGTTTGGTAAAAGAGCAAGGACGGACAGTCTTACCGCGCTGTCAGCTTTACGCCGAATATTTCCGGGACAACCTTTATGTATAA